The Cyclopterus lumpus isolate fCycLum1 chromosome 6, fCycLum1.pri, whole genome shotgun sequence genome contains a region encoding:
- the tshz3a gene encoding teashirt homolog 3 isoform X2, which produces MPRRKQEAPQRAPAYSPEELTEHTVEDEEAEADDLPTAPQDDLPMKDEFVEKSEGPAKEQTCDQESAGAAELSGQEMDSESHAQTSTPPEKPARSNSTSSSCSSGSYDWHQSAVAKTLQQQTPQSRHPAQSEHSLFSTVQLHRQNPKLFGSIFTGASKFRCKGCSAAYDTLVELTVHMNDTGHYRDDNHDRAGSGSKRWSKPRKRSLMEMEGKEDAQKVLKCMYCGHSFESLQDLSVHMIKTKHYQKVPLKEPMAPLAAKIMSSKKRGLLGLDLTAAPRSREGTPKAKHPQADLGEPPQKSSSSPYTTPNNRYGHQNGASYTWQFESNKFQILKCMECGSSHNTLQELRTHMMVTGHFLRVTSSVGKRIKTLPEATSPNPVRVSTPHEQRVQSVPLAPSTFSPPPPQTTTSPPATSPPLKDIKKEEVEEECSKQEAVRNEKRVAASVGKEEDAEKEEKYDVSKYSYLTEEDLKESPKGGFDILKSLENTVTSAINKAQSGNPSWGGYPSIHAAYQFPSALKLQQGGMEKNSPLKFLFNGGDGALSSLAQNQPLVSPPLSQSSPFPSNNFQAMEDLVKKVTEKVAKVEQRVKQLSPKMENHPSPCSSEAGESHKGGEADSPREWRAVTPANSDRGSHSDRASPATEPKRETAVKSPLASMLRCSTAIITGHTPPEQPFVNPLSALQSVMNIHLGKAAKPSLPNQDPLSLLSRLSQSMAERAAVAAPPSQTKKPESVVDNSFCQPSDDQPMDLTKGKSDRGGSVGSAPLTPSSTASSISPSSLYTPAKLTVVSPYTSSSPLHENALSDISDMLRNLTQSHHVPKPPSRSRATDKAEIVGSTHDDDEASLHGHKRKGRHSNWNPQHLLLLQAHFASSLKQTSEGKYIINDLSPQERMHVSRFTGLSMTTISHWLANVKYQLRRTGRTKFLKNLDSGQPIFFCSDCASQIRTPAAYVCHLEAHLGFRIRDLAKLSPKQTARDSHTLSEKLVPLESFLSPQSQDDCNSNGGVFRCQLCVRKFATKHAIKLHLSKSHGKSPEDHLLYVSEVEKH; this is translated from the exons CCTATTCTCCGGAGGAGCTGACAGAGCACActgtggaggatgaggaggcggAAGCAGACGACCTGCCCACAGCCCCTCAGGATGACCTTCCCATGAAAGATGAGTTTGTGGAGAAAAGCGAAGGGCCTGCCAAGGAGCAGACATGTGACCAGGAATCAGCTGGGGCAGCAGAGCTCTCAGGACAAGAGATGGACAGCGAGTCACAT GCGCAGACGTCGACGCCACCCGAGAAGCCAGCTCGCAGCAACAGCACGAGTAGTAGCTGCAGCAGCGGTAGCTATGACTGGCACCAGTCTGCAGTGGCAAAGACACTACAACAGCAGACTCCCCAGAGCCGTCACCCTGCGCAGTCTGAGCACAGCCTCTTCAGTACAGTCCAGCTCCACAGGCAAAACCCAAAGCTGTTTGGCTCAATCTTCACCGGGGCCAGTAAGTTCCGCTGTAAGGGCTGCAGTGCTGCTTATGACACCCTGGTGGAGCTGACAGTTCACATGAATGATACAGGCCACTACCGCGATGACAACCACGACAGGGCAGGCAGTGGCTCAAAGCGCTGGTCTAAGCCACGTAAGCGGTCCctgatggagatggaggggaaggaggatGCCCAGAAAGTCTTGAAGTGCATGTATTGTGGCCACTCCTTTGAATCACTCCAGGACCTCAGCGTCCACATGATCAAGACCAAACACTACCAGAAAGTGCCTCTAAAGGAGCCCATGGCGCCCTTGGCAGCCAAAATCATGTCTTCTAAGAAAAGGGGGCTTCTGGGATTGGATCTCACGGCCGCACCACGTTCTCGAGAAGGAACCCCCAAAGCTAAGCACCCACAGGCAGACCTGGGTGAACCCCCACAGAAATCCTCCTCCAGCCCCTACACAACCCCTAATAACCGCTACGGCCACCAGAACGGTGCCAGTTATACTTGGCAGTTTGAATCCAACAAATTTCAGATCCTCAAGTGTATGGAGTGTGGGAGTTCCCATAATACACTGCAAGAGTTGAGAACCCACATGATGGTGACAGGACACTTCCTGAGGGTGACCAGCTCTGTGGGGAAGAGAATCAAAACACTTCCTGAGGCCACCTCCCCCAACCCTGTTAGGGTTAGCACACCTCATGAACAGAGGGTCCAATCTGTCCCACTCGCACCCTCCACcttctcccctccacctcctcaaacTACGACAAGTCCCCCCGCTACCTCCCCTCCTCTTAAAGATATcaaaaaggaggaggtggaggaggagtgcTCCAAGCAAGAGGCTGTAAGAAATGAGAAGCGAGTTGCAGCGTCAGttgggaaggaggaggatgctgagaaggaggaaaaatatGACGTCTCAAAGTATAGCTATCTTACCGAAGAGGATCTGAAGGAGAGCCCTAAAGGTGGCTTTGATATTCTCAAATCACTGGAAAACACTGTGACATCAGCCATCAACAAGGCACAGAGTGGGAATCCAAGCTGGGGGGGCTATCCTAGCATCCACGCAGCCTACCAGTTCCCCAGTGCCCTCAAGCTCCAACAGGGCGGCATGGAAAAGAATTCCCCACTGAAGTTCTTGTTCAACGGAGGGGATGGAGCGCTGTCTTCCCTTGCCCAGAACCAGCCCCTCGTTTCCCCACCTCTAAGTCAGTCCTCCCCCTTCCCCAGCAACAACTTCCAGGCAATGGAGGATTTAGTGAAAAAAGTGACAGAGAAAGTAGCAAAAGTAGAGCAACGGGTGAAGCAGTTGTCTCCAAAGATGGAGAACCACCCCTCTCCCTGTAGCAGCGAGGCTGGAGAATCGCATAAGGGAGGAGAGGCTGACTCCCCTCGGGAATGGAGGGCGGTCACGCCAGCCAATAGCGACAGAGGAAGCCATAGCGACAGAGCATCCCCGGCAACCGAACCCAAGAGAGAGACGGCAGTCAAATCCCCGCTCGCCTCTATGCTGAGATGCAGTACAGCCATTATCACTGGCCATACTCCTCCAGAGCAGCCCTTTGTCAACCCTCTAAGTGCTCTTCAGTCAGTAATGAACATTCATTTGGGGAAAGCAGCCAAGCCTTCCTTGCCAAACCAGGATCCCCTGAGCCTGCTCTCCAGGCTTAGCCAGAGCATGGCTGAGAGGGCTGCTGTGGCCGCTCCTCCCTCACAAACCAAAAAGCCGGAAAGTGTAGTTGATAATAGCTTTTGCCAGCCCAGTGATGACCAGCCTATGGACCTCACTAAAGGGAAAAGTGATAGAGGGGGCTCTGTAGGCTCAGCCCCCCTAACCCCTTCATCCACGgcttcctccatctccccctcctccctttatACTCCTGCAAAGCTAACGGTTGTCTCTCCCTACACATCCAGCAGCCCTCTGCATGAAAACGCATTGTCAGATATCTCAGACATGCTGAGGAACCTGACACAGTCCCACCATGTCCCAAAGCCTCCCTCGCGGTCCCGAGCCACAGACAAAGCCGAGATCGTGGGCTCTACTCACGACGACGACGAAGCGTCCCTGCACGGCCACAAACGCAAAGGCCGTCACTCCAACTGGAACCcccagcacctcctcctcctgcaggcccACTTTGCCTCGAGCCTGAAGCAGACATCAGAGGGGAAGTACATCATCAACGACCTCAGCCCACAGGAAAGAATGCATGTGTCTCGTTTCACAGGCCTCTCCATGACCACCATCAGTCACTGGCTGGCTAACGTCAAGTACCAGCTAAGGAGAACTGGCAGAACCAAGTTCCTCAAGAATCTGGACTCGGGTCAACCTATATTCTTCTGTAGTGACTGCGCCTCGCAGATCCGCACCCCAGCAGCGTATGTATGCCACCTGGAAGCCCACCTCGGGTTCAGAATCAGGGACCTGGCCAAGCTGTCCCCTAAACAGACTGCCAGGGACTCCCACACTCTCTCTGAGAAACTAGTGCCCCTGGAGTCCTTCCTTTCTCCACAATCACAAGATGACTGCAATAGTAATGGGGGGGTGTTCCGCTGCCAGCTCTGCGTCCGTAAATTTGCCACTAAGCACGCCATCAAGCTTCACCTCAGCAAGAGCCATGGGAAGTCTCCAGAGGACCATCTGCTATATGTGAGCGAAGTAGAGAAGCACTAA
- the tshz3a gene encoding teashirt homolog 3 isoform X1, with protein sequence MPRRKQEAPQRAPAYSPEELTEHTVEDEEAEADDLPTAPQDDLPMKDEFVEKSEGPAKEQTCDQESAGAAELSGQEMDSESHVSETSDRLSDFESPSRKAEGNLVTAPLNGGTKTPPIGMDTLEQMKVIYSSFLTGPLWSPLNFNSTPPQAQTSTPPEKPARSNSTSSSCSSGSYDWHQSAVAKTLQQQTPQSRHPAQSEHSLFSTVQLHRQNPKLFGSIFTGASKFRCKGCSAAYDTLVELTVHMNDTGHYRDDNHDRAGSGSKRWSKPRKRSLMEMEGKEDAQKVLKCMYCGHSFESLQDLSVHMIKTKHYQKVPLKEPMAPLAAKIMSSKKRGLLGLDLTAAPRSREGTPKAKHPQADLGEPPQKSSSSPYTTPNNRYGHQNGASYTWQFESNKFQILKCMECGSSHNTLQELRTHMMVTGHFLRVTSSVGKRIKTLPEATSPNPVRVSTPHEQRVQSVPLAPSTFSPPPPQTTTSPPATSPPLKDIKKEEVEEECSKQEAVRNEKRVAASVGKEEDAEKEEKYDVSKYSYLTEEDLKESPKGGFDILKSLENTVTSAINKAQSGNPSWGGYPSIHAAYQFPSALKLQQGGMEKNSPLKFLFNGGDGALSSLAQNQPLVSPPLSQSSPFPSNNFQAMEDLVKKVTEKVAKVEQRVKQLSPKMENHPSPCSSEAGESHKGGEADSPREWRAVTPANSDRGSHSDRASPATEPKRETAVKSPLASMLRCSTAIITGHTPPEQPFVNPLSALQSVMNIHLGKAAKPSLPNQDPLSLLSRLSQSMAERAAVAAPPSQTKKPESVVDNSFCQPSDDQPMDLTKGKSDRGGSVGSAPLTPSSTASSISPSSLYTPAKLTVVSPYTSSSPLHENALSDISDMLRNLTQSHHVPKPPSRSRATDKAEIVGSTHDDDEASLHGHKRKGRHSNWNPQHLLLLQAHFASSLKQTSEGKYIINDLSPQERMHVSRFTGLSMTTISHWLANVKYQLRRTGRTKFLKNLDSGQPIFFCSDCASQIRTPAAYVCHLEAHLGFRIRDLAKLSPKQTARDSHTLSEKLVPLESFLSPQSQDDCNSNGGVFRCQLCVRKFATKHAIKLHLSKSHGKSPEDHLLYVSEVEKH encoded by the coding sequence CCTATTCTCCGGAGGAGCTGACAGAGCACActgtggaggatgaggaggcggAAGCAGACGACCTGCCCACAGCCCCTCAGGATGACCTTCCCATGAAAGATGAGTTTGTGGAGAAAAGCGAAGGGCCTGCCAAGGAGCAGACATGTGACCAGGAATCAGCTGGGGCAGCAGAGCTCTCAGGACAAGAGATGGACAGCGAGTCACATGTGAGTGAGACCAGTGACCGTCTCTCAGACTTTGAGAGTCCCTCAAGAAAAGCCGAGGGCAACTTGGTGACAGCGCCTCTAAACGGTGGCACTAAAACACCTCCCATAGGCATGGATACCTTAGAACAAATGAAGGTTATATACTCCAGCTTCTTGACCGGCCCCTTGTGGTCACCGCTGAACTTTAATTCCACACCGCCACAGGCGCAGACGTCGACGCCACCCGAGAAGCCAGCTCGCAGCAACAGCACGAGTAGTAGCTGCAGCAGCGGTAGCTATGACTGGCACCAGTCTGCAGTGGCAAAGACACTACAACAGCAGACTCCCCAGAGCCGTCACCCTGCGCAGTCTGAGCACAGCCTCTTCAGTACAGTCCAGCTCCACAGGCAAAACCCAAAGCTGTTTGGCTCAATCTTCACCGGGGCCAGTAAGTTCCGCTGTAAGGGCTGCAGTGCTGCTTATGACACCCTGGTGGAGCTGACAGTTCACATGAATGATACAGGCCACTACCGCGATGACAACCACGACAGGGCAGGCAGTGGCTCAAAGCGCTGGTCTAAGCCACGTAAGCGGTCCctgatggagatggaggggaaggaggatGCCCAGAAAGTCTTGAAGTGCATGTATTGTGGCCACTCCTTTGAATCACTCCAGGACCTCAGCGTCCACATGATCAAGACCAAACACTACCAGAAAGTGCCTCTAAAGGAGCCCATGGCGCCCTTGGCAGCCAAAATCATGTCTTCTAAGAAAAGGGGGCTTCTGGGATTGGATCTCACGGCCGCACCACGTTCTCGAGAAGGAACCCCCAAAGCTAAGCACCCACAGGCAGACCTGGGTGAACCCCCACAGAAATCCTCCTCCAGCCCCTACACAACCCCTAATAACCGCTACGGCCACCAGAACGGTGCCAGTTATACTTGGCAGTTTGAATCCAACAAATTTCAGATCCTCAAGTGTATGGAGTGTGGGAGTTCCCATAATACACTGCAAGAGTTGAGAACCCACATGATGGTGACAGGACACTTCCTGAGGGTGACCAGCTCTGTGGGGAAGAGAATCAAAACACTTCCTGAGGCCACCTCCCCCAACCCTGTTAGGGTTAGCACACCTCATGAACAGAGGGTCCAATCTGTCCCACTCGCACCCTCCACcttctcccctccacctcctcaaacTACGACAAGTCCCCCCGCTACCTCCCCTCCTCTTAAAGATATcaaaaaggaggaggtggaggaggagtgcTCCAAGCAAGAGGCTGTAAGAAATGAGAAGCGAGTTGCAGCGTCAGttgggaaggaggaggatgctgagaaggaggaaaaatatGACGTCTCAAAGTATAGCTATCTTACCGAAGAGGATCTGAAGGAGAGCCCTAAAGGTGGCTTTGATATTCTCAAATCACTGGAAAACACTGTGACATCAGCCATCAACAAGGCACAGAGTGGGAATCCAAGCTGGGGGGGCTATCCTAGCATCCACGCAGCCTACCAGTTCCCCAGTGCCCTCAAGCTCCAACAGGGCGGCATGGAAAAGAATTCCCCACTGAAGTTCTTGTTCAACGGAGGGGATGGAGCGCTGTCTTCCCTTGCCCAGAACCAGCCCCTCGTTTCCCCACCTCTAAGTCAGTCCTCCCCCTTCCCCAGCAACAACTTCCAGGCAATGGAGGATTTAGTGAAAAAAGTGACAGAGAAAGTAGCAAAAGTAGAGCAACGGGTGAAGCAGTTGTCTCCAAAGATGGAGAACCACCCCTCTCCCTGTAGCAGCGAGGCTGGAGAATCGCATAAGGGAGGAGAGGCTGACTCCCCTCGGGAATGGAGGGCGGTCACGCCAGCCAATAGCGACAGAGGAAGCCATAGCGACAGAGCATCCCCGGCAACCGAACCCAAGAGAGAGACGGCAGTCAAATCCCCGCTCGCCTCTATGCTGAGATGCAGTACAGCCATTATCACTGGCCATACTCCTCCAGAGCAGCCCTTTGTCAACCCTCTAAGTGCTCTTCAGTCAGTAATGAACATTCATTTGGGGAAAGCAGCCAAGCCTTCCTTGCCAAACCAGGATCCCCTGAGCCTGCTCTCCAGGCTTAGCCAGAGCATGGCTGAGAGGGCTGCTGTGGCCGCTCCTCCCTCACAAACCAAAAAGCCGGAAAGTGTAGTTGATAATAGCTTTTGCCAGCCCAGTGATGACCAGCCTATGGACCTCACTAAAGGGAAAAGTGATAGAGGGGGCTCTGTAGGCTCAGCCCCCCTAACCCCTTCATCCACGgcttcctccatctccccctcctccctttatACTCCTGCAAAGCTAACGGTTGTCTCTCCCTACACATCCAGCAGCCCTCTGCATGAAAACGCATTGTCAGATATCTCAGACATGCTGAGGAACCTGACACAGTCCCACCATGTCCCAAAGCCTCCCTCGCGGTCCCGAGCCACAGACAAAGCCGAGATCGTGGGCTCTACTCACGACGACGACGAAGCGTCCCTGCACGGCCACAAACGCAAAGGCCGTCACTCCAACTGGAACCcccagcacctcctcctcctgcaggcccACTTTGCCTCGAGCCTGAAGCAGACATCAGAGGGGAAGTACATCATCAACGACCTCAGCCCACAGGAAAGAATGCATGTGTCTCGTTTCACAGGCCTCTCCATGACCACCATCAGTCACTGGCTGGCTAACGTCAAGTACCAGCTAAGGAGAACTGGCAGAACCAAGTTCCTCAAGAATCTGGACTCGGGTCAACCTATATTCTTCTGTAGTGACTGCGCCTCGCAGATCCGCACCCCAGCAGCGTATGTATGCCACCTGGAAGCCCACCTCGGGTTCAGAATCAGGGACCTGGCCAAGCTGTCCCCTAAACAGACTGCCAGGGACTCCCACACTCTCTCTGAGAAACTAGTGCCCCTGGAGTCCTTCCTTTCTCCACAATCACAAGATGACTGCAATAGTAATGGGGGGGTGTTCCGCTGCCAGCTCTGCGTCCGTAAATTTGCCACTAAGCACGCCATCAAGCTTCACCTCAGCAAGAGCCATGGGAAGTCTCCAGAGGACCATCTGCTATATGTGAGCGAAGTAGAGAAGCACTAA
- the tshz3a gene encoding teashirt homolog 3 isoform X3 yields the protein MKDEFVEKSEGPAKEQTCDQESAGAAELSGQEMDSESHVSETSDRLSDFESPSRKAEGNLVTAPLNGGTKTPPIGMDTLEQMKVIYSSFLTGPLWSPLNFNSTPPQAQTSTPPEKPARSNSTSSSCSSGSYDWHQSAVAKTLQQQTPQSRHPAQSEHSLFSTVQLHRQNPKLFGSIFTGASKFRCKGCSAAYDTLVELTVHMNDTGHYRDDNHDRAGSGSKRWSKPRKRSLMEMEGKEDAQKVLKCMYCGHSFESLQDLSVHMIKTKHYQKVPLKEPMAPLAAKIMSSKKRGLLGLDLTAAPRSREGTPKAKHPQADLGEPPQKSSSSPYTTPNNRYGHQNGASYTWQFESNKFQILKCMECGSSHNTLQELRTHMMVTGHFLRVTSSVGKRIKTLPEATSPNPVRVSTPHEQRVQSVPLAPSTFSPPPPQTTTSPPATSPPLKDIKKEEVEEECSKQEAVRNEKRVAASVGKEEDAEKEEKYDVSKYSYLTEEDLKESPKGGFDILKSLENTVTSAINKAQSGNPSWGGYPSIHAAYQFPSALKLQQGGMEKNSPLKFLFNGGDGALSSLAQNQPLVSPPLSQSSPFPSNNFQAMEDLVKKVTEKVAKVEQRVKQLSPKMENHPSPCSSEAGESHKGGEADSPREWRAVTPANSDRGSHSDRASPATEPKRETAVKSPLASMLRCSTAIITGHTPPEQPFVNPLSALQSVMNIHLGKAAKPSLPNQDPLSLLSRLSQSMAERAAVAAPPSQTKKPESVVDNSFCQPSDDQPMDLTKGKSDRGGSVGSAPLTPSSTASSISPSSLYTPAKLTVVSPYTSSSPLHENALSDISDMLRNLTQSHHVPKPPSRSRATDKAEIVGSTHDDDEASLHGHKRKGRHSNWNPQHLLLLQAHFASSLKQTSEGKYIINDLSPQERMHVSRFTGLSMTTISHWLANVKYQLRRTGRTKFLKNLDSGQPIFFCSDCASQIRTPAAYVCHLEAHLGFRIRDLAKLSPKQTARDSHTLSEKLVPLESFLSPQSQDDCNSNGGVFRCQLCVRKFATKHAIKLHLSKSHGKSPEDHLLYVSEVEKH from the coding sequence ATGAAAGATGAGTTTGTGGAGAAAAGCGAAGGGCCTGCCAAGGAGCAGACATGTGACCAGGAATCAGCTGGGGCAGCAGAGCTCTCAGGACAAGAGATGGACAGCGAGTCACATGTGAGTGAGACCAGTGACCGTCTCTCAGACTTTGAGAGTCCCTCAAGAAAAGCCGAGGGCAACTTGGTGACAGCGCCTCTAAACGGTGGCACTAAAACACCTCCCATAGGCATGGATACCTTAGAACAAATGAAGGTTATATACTCCAGCTTCTTGACCGGCCCCTTGTGGTCACCGCTGAACTTTAATTCCACACCGCCACAGGCGCAGACGTCGACGCCACCCGAGAAGCCAGCTCGCAGCAACAGCACGAGTAGTAGCTGCAGCAGCGGTAGCTATGACTGGCACCAGTCTGCAGTGGCAAAGACACTACAACAGCAGACTCCCCAGAGCCGTCACCCTGCGCAGTCTGAGCACAGCCTCTTCAGTACAGTCCAGCTCCACAGGCAAAACCCAAAGCTGTTTGGCTCAATCTTCACCGGGGCCAGTAAGTTCCGCTGTAAGGGCTGCAGTGCTGCTTATGACACCCTGGTGGAGCTGACAGTTCACATGAATGATACAGGCCACTACCGCGATGACAACCACGACAGGGCAGGCAGTGGCTCAAAGCGCTGGTCTAAGCCACGTAAGCGGTCCctgatggagatggaggggaaggaggatGCCCAGAAAGTCTTGAAGTGCATGTATTGTGGCCACTCCTTTGAATCACTCCAGGACCTCAGCGTCCACATGATCAAGACCAAACACTACCAGAAAGTGCCTCTAAAGGAGCCCATGGCGCCCTTGGCAGCCAAAATCATGTCTTCTAAGAAAAGGGGGCTTCTGGGATTGGATCTCACGGCCGCACCACGTTCTCGAGAAGGAACCCCCAAAGCTAAGCACCCACAGGCAGACCTGGGTGAACCCCCACAGAAATCCTCCTCCAGCCCCTACACAACCCCTAATAACCGCTACGGCCACCAGAACGGTGCCAGTTATACTTGGCAGTTTGAATCCAACAAATTTCAGATCCTCAAGTGTATGGAGTGTGGGAGTTCCCATAATACACTGCAAGAGTTGAGAACCCACATGATGGTGACAGGACACTTCCTGAGGGTGACCAGCTCTGTGGGGAAGAGAATCAAAACACTTCCTGAGGCCACCTCCCCCAACCCTGTTAGGGTTAGCACACCTCATGAACAGAGGGTCCAATCTGTCCCACTCGCACCCTCCACcttctcccctccacctcctcaaacTACGACAAGTCCCCCCGCTACCTCCCCTCCTCTTAAAGATATcaaaaaggaggaggtggaggaggagtgcTCCAAGCAAGAGGCTGTAAGAAATGAGAAGCGAGTTGCAGCGTCAGttgggaaggaggaggatgctgagaaggaggaaaaatatGACGTCTCAAAGTATAGCTATCTTACCGAAGAGGATCTGAAGGAGAGCCCTAAAGGTGGCTTTGATATTCTCAAATCACTGGAAAACACTGTGACATCAGCCATCAACAAGGCACAGAGTGGGAATCCAAGCTGGGGGGGCTATCCTAGCATCCACGCAGCCTACCAGTTCCCCAGTGCCCTCAAGCTCCAACAGGGCGGCATGGAAAAGAATTCCCCACTGAAGTTCTTGTTCAACGGAGGGGATGGAGCGCTGTCTTCCCTTGCCCAGAACCAGCCCCTCGTTTCCCCACCTCTAAGTCAGTCCTCCCCCTTCCCCAGCAACAACTTCCAGGCAATGGAGGATTTAGTGAAAAAAGTGACAGAGAAAGTAGCAAAAGTAGAGCAACGGGTGAAGCAGTTGTCTCCAAAGATGGAGAACCACCCCTCTCCCTGTAGCAGCGAGGCTGGAGAATCGCATAAGGGAGGAGAGGCTGACTCCCCTCGGGAATGGAGGGCGGTCACGCCAGCCAATAGCGACAGAGGAAGCCATAGCGACAGAGCATCCCCGGCAACCGAACCCAAGAGAGAGACGGCAGTCAAATCCCCGCTCGCCTCTATGCTGAGATGCAGTACAGCCATTATCACTGGCCATACTCCTCCAGAGCAGCCCTTTGTCAACCCTCTAAGTGCTCTTCAGTCAGTAATGAACATTCATTTGGGGAAAGCAGCCAAGCCTTCCTTGCCAAACCAGGATCCCCTGAGCCTGCTCTCCAGGCTTAGCCAGAGCATGGCTGAGAGGGCTGCTGTGGCCGCTCCTCCCTCACAAACCAAAAAGCCGGAAAGTGTAGTTGATAATAGCTTTTGCCAGCCCAGTGATGACCAGCCTATGGACCTCACTAAAGGGAAAAGTGATAGAGGGGGCTCTGTAGGCTCAGCCCCCCTAACCCCTTCATCCACGgcttcctccatctccccctcctccctttatACTCCTGCAAAGCTAACGGTTGTCTCTCCCTACACATCCAGCAGCCCTCTGCATGAAAACGCATTGTCAGATATCTCAGACATGCTGAGGAACCTGACACAGTCCCACCATGTCCCAAAGCCTCCCTCGCGGTCCCGAGCCACAGACAAAGCCGAGATCGTGGGCTCTACTCACGACGACGACGAAGCGTCCCTGCACGGCCACAAACGCAAAGGCCGTCACTCCAACTGGAACCcccagcacctcctcctcctgcaggcccACTTTGCCTCGAGCCTGAAGCAGACATCAGAGGGGAAGTACATCATCAACGACCTCAGCCCACAGGAAAGAATGCATGTGTCTCGTTTCACAGGCCTCTCCATGACCACCATCAGTCACTGGCTGGCTAACGTCAAGTACCAGCTAAGGAGAACTGGCAGAACCAAGTTCCTCAAGAATCTGGACTCGGGTCAACCTATATTCTTCTGTAGTGACTGCGCCTCGCAGATCCGCACCCCAGCAGCGTATGTATGCCACCTGGAAGCCCACCTCGGGTTCAGAATCAGGGACCTGGCCAAGCTGTCCCCTAAACAGACTGCCAGGGACTCCCACACTCTCTCTGAGAAACTAGTGCCCCTGGAGTCCTTCCTTTCTCCACAATCACAAGATGACTGCAATAGTAATGGGGGGGTGTTCCGCTGCCAGCTCTGCGTCCGTAAATTTGCCACTAAGCACGCCATCAAGCTTCACCTCAGCAAGAGCCATGGGAAGTCTCCAGAGGACCATCTGCTATATGTGAGCGAAGTAGAGAAGCACTAA